A stretch of Clostridia bacterium DNA encodes these proteins:
- a CDS encoding 50S ribosomal protein L25 — MAVPKIDVELREKSGTTGSRQLRREGIVPAVLYGRGEVTRSIKMPRKNIDKVIEAYGPNSMVTMSLGDETVPTYIQDVQRDPLTQKITHVDFHHLIAGEKVKIRIPINITNVEALTKDGILLGQNINELEVSCLPKDIIQSIDIDAATLEVHVPLLVSDLKLPDTIESLIDGEETVVQAYYNKVSAEEETDVEEAVQPVFDTGVAEEA; from the coding sequence ATGGCAGTACCAAAGATTGATGTAGAATTAAGAGAAAAATCCGGAACAACTGGTTCCAGACAACTTAGAAGGGAAGGCATAGTGCCTGCCGTTCTTTACGGACGTGGAGAAGTAACAAGAAGCATAAAAATGCCACGCAAGAATATCGATAAGGTGATTGAGGCATATGGCCCTAATTCCATGGTGACTATGTCATTGGGAGATGAAACAGTACCTACCTATATTCAAGATGTGCAAAGAGATCCTTTGACACAGAAAATTACACATGTGGACTTCCATCACCTGATTGCTGGTGAGAAAGTTAAAATCCGCATTCCTATCAACATCACCAACGTGGAAGCTTTGACGAAAGATGGAATTCTTTTGGGTCAGAACATCAACGAACTTGAAGTGAGTTGCTTGCCCAAAGATATCATTCAAAGTATTGATATCGATGCAGCTACCTTAGAAGTGCACGTACCACTTCTAGTTAGCGATTTGAAATTACCAGATACCATCGAATCCTTAATTGATGGAGAAGAGACTGTAGTACAAGCTTACTACAACAAGGTTTCAGCTGAAGAAGAAACTGATGTGGAAGAAGCAGTACAGCCTGTATTTGATACTGGTGTTGCAGAAGAAGCATAA
- a CDS encoding tautomerase family protein encodes MPIIEVNIREQSYETRKAIAKRITDVIVEETNHPAHAVTVLFKTANPDYVSSGGEMLDEILKKQG; translated from the coding sequence ATGCCGATTATTGAAGTAAATATCAGAGAACAATCCTACGAGACTAGAAAAGCGATTGCGAAACGGATTACGGATGTTATTGTGGAGGAAACCAACCACCCGGCTCATGCCGTTACTGTACTTTTTAAAACAGCAAACCCTGACTATGTATCTAGCGGTGGTGAGATGTTGGATGAAATCCTTAAAAAGCAAGGCTAA
- a CDS encoding 2-hydroxyacyl-CoA dehydratase yields MKKIHGGIDVGSTTVKIVLLDETGRTLYKEYRRHFANVRETVVTLLHDTYKDNTELLEGNKLTLMMTGSGGLSIAERLNIPFVQEVIACSKAVEELIPRTDVAIELGGEDAKITYFGTNMEQRMNGTCAGGTGAFIDQMAILLKTDVNGLNELSADAKQIYPIASRCGVFAKTDIQPLLNEGAAKEDIARSIFQAVVNQTISGLACGRPIKGNVAFLGGPLYFLSELRARFIETLKLTEEQVVFPQDSQYFVAIGTALTSRKEVEVNFKDLLPKLEELMNQDSNENLVLRPLFKDEAEYEEFVARHEKTKVIKVRPEEAEGYCFLGIDAGSTTSKIALVDELGQLLYSNYGNNEGTPLLYTVRILKDMFSKLPENVKIAKTAVTGYGEGLIKAALHMDIGEIETVAHQKAASFFLKGVDFILDIGGQDMKCMMIRDGVIDSIKLNEACSSGCGSFIETFAKSLNMDVKEFGKAGITSKRPVDLGTRCTVFMNSKIKQVQKEGASMQDISAGISYSVIKNALYKVIKVRSPEDFGDKIVVQGGTFYNDSVLRAFELITGREAVRPDISGIMGAFGAALIAKERWIEGETTQMLSKEDLEQFTYESSMRRCGLCGNNCLLTVNSFSDGSEYITGNRCERGAGQDKRKDTLPNLYEYKYKRLFAYRSLSPDEAKKGTVGLPRALNMYSHYPFWHTFFTELGFRVVRSRRSSKEVYEMGMETIPSESLCYPAKLTNGHITDLVQKEVDFIFYPSIPFDLKEDMHADNRFSCPIVTSYPELIDNNMDLLREKNVDFIHPFLPIFHPERMKKRLLESLGERFALSAEEIDKATDLAYAELENYNQDVRLEGDRAVELIEKNQLPAIVLAGRPYHIDPEVNHGIPEMINTLGVAVLSEDSVAHRSRVERPLRIVDQWMYHTRLYNAASFTLDHKSIELVQLNSFGCGLDAVTTDQVQEILEEFGKIYTVVKIDEINNLGAARIRIRSLIAAMKERKKIDFVPHRVKPKVEYAAFTKEMKDTHTILVPEMSPIHFGLLEAALQDSGYRAKRLPPVNAEAVELGLKYVNNDACYPSIMVTGQIMEGLLSGDYDLDKTSVIISQTGGGCRATNYIAFIRKALQDAGLGKIPVISLNASGSLEKSSGFKLTLPMVHRMIIAVVYGDLLMRVSNRIRPYEKNKGETDKAVIRFSKKAEKTLKKGNIARFTRDIKEIVKYFDSIPITDEKKPRVGVVGEILVKFHPYANNQIVRSIEDEGAEAIVPDLLDFFLYSLHGKVYDYEELAGTKKDRNLAMMGVALMELYRRSMRKALAASERFDPPTNLEELTKGASPILSLGNRTGEGWFLTAEMVELLNHDVNNIVCIQPFACLPNHVTGKGMIKELRRRYPMSNIAPIDFDPGASKVNQLNRLKLMLSVARKNMQNG; encoded by the coding sequence ATGAAAAAGATTCACGGAGGAATCGACGTAGGTTCTACTACCGTCAAGATTGTTTTACTAGATGAAACAGGTAGAACACTATACAAAGAATATAGAAGGCATTTTGCCAATGTTCGTGAGACCGTAGTTACGCTACTGCACGATACATATAAAGATAACACAGAACTTCTAGAAGGAAATAAGTTGACCTTGATGATGACTGGTTCGGGAGGACTGTCCATTGCAGAGAGATTGAATATTCCATTTGTTCAAGAAGTCATTGCTTGCTCAAAAGCAGTTGAAGAACTGATACCTAGAACTGATGTAGCCATTGAATTGGGTGGTGAGGATGCCAAGATCACATATTTTGGAACCAACATGGAACAAAGGATGAATGGAACCTGTGCCGGAGGTACAGGAGCATTTATTGACCAAATGGCAATCCTTTTAAAGACAGATGTGAATGGATTAAATGAATTGTCTGCTGATGCCAAACAAATTTATCCCATTGCATCGAGATGTGGTGTATTTGCGAAGACCGATATTCAACCCCTCTTAAATGAAGGGGCAGCAAAGGAAGATATAGCTCGTTCTATTTTTCAAGCTGTGGTCAACCAGACCATCTCTGGGCTAGCGTGCGGAAGGCCAATCAAAGGCAATGTAGCATTTCTAGGTGGACCATTGTACTTTTTAAGTGAACTAAGGGCACGTTTTATTGAAACCTTAAAGTTGACAGAAGAACAAGTGGTCTTTCCACAGGATTCACAGTATTTTGTGGCCATTGGTACGGCCTTAACTTCAAGAAAGGAAGTTGAAGTAAACTTCAAAGACCTACTGCCTAAGCTTGAAGAACTGATGAATCAAGATTCTAATGAAAACCTAGTCTTAAGACCTTTGTTCAAAGACGAAGCAGAATATGAAGAATTTGTAGCTAGACATGAAAAAACGAAGGTTATCAAAGTACGTCCAGAGGAAGCGGAAGGATATTGCTTTCTAGGAATCGATGCGGGTAGCACGACTAGCAAGATTGCTTTGGTGGATGAATTAGGTCAGCTGCTTTATTCCAATTATGGAAACAATGAGGGTACTCCACTTCTTTATACGGTGCGTATCTTAAAGGATATGTTTTCAAAACTACCGGAAAATGTCAAAATTGCGAAGACGGCAGTAACTGGTTATGGTGAAGGACTCATCAAGGCGGCTTTGCATATGGATATTGGTGAGATTGAAACAGTTGCTCATCAAAAGGCTGCAAGCTTTTTTCTAAAAGGTGTGGACTTTATTTTAGATATTGGCGGCCAAGATATGAAGTGCATGATGATCCGCGATGGTGTGATTGATTCCATTAAATTGAATGAAGCTTGTTCTTCAGGATGCGGTTCCTTTATTGAAACCTTTGCCAAGTCATTAAATATGGATGTTAAGGAATTTGGTAAAGCAGGGATTACCAGTAAAAGGCCGGTAGATTTGGGTACACGTTGTACCGTTTTTATGAATTCCAAAATCAAGCAGGTTCAAAAAGAAGGCGCTTCTATGCAGGATATTTCTGCTGGAATTTCCTATTCAGTAATCAAGAATGCACTATATAAGGTAATCAAGGTGCGTAGCCCAGAAGATTTTGGAGATAAGATTGTAGTTCAAGGCGGAACCTTCTACAATGATTCAGTTCTAAGAGCATTTGAATTGATTACAGGCCGTGAAGCAGTACGCCCCGATATATCTGGCATCATGGGCGCTTTTGGTGCAGCCCTTATTGCTAAAGAACGTTGGATAGAGGGTGAAACGACCCAAATGCTATCTAAAGAAGACCTAGAACAATTCACATATGAATCGAGTATGCGACGTTGTGGATTATGTGGTAATAACTGTCTATTAACAGTGAATAGTTTTAGCGATGGGTCAGAATATATCACGGGCAACCGTTGTGAGCGCGGGGCGGGACAAGACAAGAGAAAAGATACATTACCCAACCTATATGAATACAAGTATAAAAGGCTATTTGCCTATCGATCTTTGTCTCCAGATGAGGCAAAAAAAGGTACTGTCGGTTTGCCAAGAGCACTAAACATGTATTCACATTATCCCTTTTGGCATACATTTTTCACAGAACTGGGATTCCGGGTGGTTCGGTCTAGAAGATCGTCAAAAGAAGTTTATGAAATGGGCATGGAAACCATTCCATCAGAATCACTTTGCTATCCGGCTAAATTGACCAATGGACATATTACAGATTTGGTACAAAAAGAGGTGGATTTCATTTTCTATCCATCCATACCATTCGACTTAAAAGAGGATATGCATGCAGATAACCGTTTCAGCTGTCCAATTGTTACTTCATACCCTGAACTTATTGACAACAATATGGACCTTTTGAGAGAAAAAAATGTTGATTTTATTCATCCATTCCTGCCAATCTTTCATCCGGAAAGAATGAAGAAACGATTGTTGGAAAGTTTGGGTGAACGATTTGCTTTAAGTGCTGAAGAAATAGATAAAGCTACGGATTTAGCCTATGCTGAATTAGAAAACTATAACCAAGATGTACGCCTTGAAGGAGACCGGGCTGTTGAGTTGATTGAGAAAAACCAATTGCCAGCGATTGTGTTGGCAGGACGTCCTTATCATATTGACCCTGAAGTAAACCATGGTATTCCTGAGATGATTAATACATTGGGTGTTGCTGTTCTAAGTGAAGATAGCGTTGCTCATAGAAGCAGGGTGGAACGGCCTTTGCGAATCGTTGATCAATGGATGTACCACACTAGGTTATACAACGCTGCTAGTTTCACACTAGATCATAAAAGTATAGAATTGGTGCAGTTAAACTCATTTGGTTGTGGACTGGATGCAGTTACTACGGATCAAGTACAAGAAATTTTAGAAGAATTTGGGAAAATATATACGGTTGTGAAGATTGATGAAATCAATAACTTGGGTGCAGCAAGGATCCGGATTCGTTCACTCATCGCAGCTATGAAGGAAAGGAAAAAGATTGATTTTGTCCCTCACCGGGTTAAACCGAAGGTAGAGTATGCAGCGTTTACCAAAGAAATGAAGGATACACATACGATTTTGGTTCCAGAAATGTCCCCGATTCACTTTGGCCTATTGGAAGCAGCTTTGCAGGATTCAGGTTATCGAGCCAAAAGACTTCCTCCTGTTAATGCAGAAGCAGTGGAACTAGGTCTTAAGTATGTAAATAACGATGCATGTTATCCATCTATTATGGTGACGGGTCAAATTATGGAAGGACTATTGTCTGGAGACTACGATTTAGATAAGACCAGCGTTATCATTTCACAGACAGGAGGCGGATGTAGGGCAACCAACTATATCGCTTTTATCCGAAAAGCATTACAGGATGCAGGATTAGGAAAAATACCGGTTATATCATTAAATGCATCTGGAAGTTTGGAAAAATCATCCGGTTTTAAGCTAACCTTGCCGATGGTACATCGCATGATTATTGCAGTAGTTTACGGAGATTTGTTGATGCGTGTATCGAATCGTATCCGCCCATATGAAAAGAATAAGGGAGAAACAGATAAAGCGGTCATACGGTTTAGTAAAAAAGCAGAAAAGACTTTAAAAAAAGGGAATATTGCTAGGTTCACGCGTGATATAAAGGAAATTGTGAAATATTTTGATTCTATTCCAATTACCGATGAGAAAAAACCGAGAGTCGGTGTAGTCGGGGAAATATTGGTTAAGTTTCACCCTTACGCGAATAACCAGATTGTGCGAAGTATTGAAGATGAAGGCGCCGAAGCCATCGTGCCAGATTTATTAGATTTCTTTTTATACTCCCTACATGGCAAAGTGTATGATTATGAGGAACTAGCTGGGACGAAGAAAGATCGTAATCTAGCGATGATGGGTGTGGCTTTGATGGAATTGTATCGTAGGAGCATGCGCAAGGCTCTAGCGGCTAGTGAAAGATTTGATCCTCCTACAAATTTAGAGGAATTAACCAAAGGCGCTTCTCCAATATTATCCTTGGGAAATCGCACTGGTGAAGGATGGTTTTTAACAGCAGAGATGGTAGAATTGCTGAATCACGATGTAAACAATATAGTATGTATTCAACCTTTTGCCTGCCTACCGAATCATGTCACAGGTAAAGGTATGATCAAAGAACTTCGTCGTAGATATCCAATGTCAAACATAGCACCGATCGACTTCGATCCTGGTGCAAGCAAGGTCAATCAACTCAATCGTTTGAAACTGATGTTGTCCGTTGCGCGGAAAAACATGCAAAACGGTTGA
- a CDS encoding insulinase family protein, protein MIRLYESDCGLRIGLEKVETAKTVSVGIWVKTGSRWERPEENGIAHLIEHMLFKGTMRRSAMGIMEEIEEKGGSLNAFTSREYTCFYGKVLLEDLDLLLDILSDMTYHSTITQENLDREKKVVLEEIAMYEDTPDDSVHDLLLAEIFPRHPLGRSILGTVESVERLSQEQVRGYYDRYYCSDNIVVSVAGNVDEKKIIQLIEALFGDKRGEYKRSFEPLSQVRDGLIYQTKKIEQTNMCMGVLSAKKEDPEYYPLIILNSILGGSGSSRLFQEIREKRGMVYSIYSYNQSFQDAGVLSIYAGTSHKNAMEVLQLMYGMLRDMMENGIERSEYDRTKSQIRAHIIMGNESVASKMKRIGSNLVEQGRIIEEDEIISNLEKVSFDDVQSMATKLLDPAKYALAVIGSNENKKMIERWFAEQKGK, encoded by the coding sequence ATGATAAGACTATATGAAAGTGATTGCGGATTACGCATCGGACTGGAAAAAGTGGAAACAGCGAAGACTGTTTCTGTTGGAATATGGGTAAAAACAGGTTCTCGTTGGGAACGGCCAGAAGAAAATGGGATTGCTCATTTAATTGAGCACATGCTTTTTAAGGGGACGATGCGACGTTCTGCAATGGGAATTATGGAAGAAATTGAAGAGAAGGGAGGGTCACTCAACGCATTTACATCTAGAGAATATACTTGCTTTTATGGAAAGGTCTTACTGGAAGATCTAGATTTGCTATTGGATATTCTTAGTGATATGACCTATCATTCTACAATCACACAAGAAAATTTGGATAGAGAAAAGAAAGTGGTTTTAGAAGAAATTGCGATGTATGAGGATACGCCAGACGACTCAGTGCACGATTTGCTTTTGGCTGAAATATTCCCCCGTCATCCACTGGGTCGAAGTATTTTGGGTACAGTTGAAAGCGTTGAACGCTTGAGCCAAGAACAGGTGAGAGGGTATTACGACCGCTATTATTGTTCCGATAATATCGTAGTATCGGTAGCAGGAAATGTAGATGAGAAAAAAATCATCCAATTAATTGAAGCCTTATTTGGAGACAAACGTGGTGAATACAAAAGAAGTTTTGAACCACTTTCCCAAGTGCGCGATGGGTTAATCTATCAGACTAAAAAAATTGAACAAACCAACATGTGCATGGGTGTCTTAAGTGCTAAAAAGGAAGATCCGGAATATTATCCTTTGATTATTCTAAATAGTATATTGGGCGGAAGTGGCTCTTCTAGATTATTTCAAGAAATTAGAGAAAAAAGAGGCATGGTTTATTCAATTTATTCATATAATCAATCCTTTCAAGATGCAGGTGTGTTGAGTATCTATGCTGGCACTTCGCATAAGAATGCTATGGAAGTACTTCAACTGATGTATGGTATGTTACGGGATATGATGGAAAATGGTATTGAAAGAAGTGAGTATGACCGTACCAAGAGCCAAATACGGGCCCATATCATCATGGGCAATGAATCCGTTGCCTCAAAGATGAAACGGATTGGAAGTAATCTTGTGGAGCAAGGACGTATCATTGAGGAAGATGAGATTATTAGCAATTTAGAAAAAGTGAGTTTCGATGATGTTCAAAGTATGGCGACAAAGCTATTAGACCCTGCTAAATACGCACTTGCTGTTATTGGCTCTAATGAGAATAAAAA